A stretch of DNA from Granulicella pectinivorans:
CCAGGCGATGCCCGTTGCTGTAGCCTCCGTGGCCCTTACCGGCGTACCTCTCTCCGACACCTACGTCTCCACCGTCAAAAGCCGCCGCACCGCCACCATGCAGCCCCAGGTCGATGGCAACATCACCCGCATCTACGTCGTCAGCGGCCAGGCCGTCAAAGCCGGACAGATCCTGATGCAGATCGACCCCCTGAAGCAGCTCGCGACCGTTCAGTCGCAGCAGGGCACCGAGCAGCAGCAGCGCGCTACCCTCAGCTACAACCAGGCTGATCTCGCCCGCCAGAAGGCCCTCTTCGAGGCCGGCGTCATCTCGAAGCAGGCCTACGAGATCTCCGTGCAGTCCTTCCAGAACTCCAAGGGCGCCGTCGACTCCGCAGCCGCTCTCACCGTCACCCAGAAGCAGCAGCTCGCCTACTACCAGATCCGCGCGCCCTTTGCCGGCATCGTCGGCGACATCCCCGTCCACCAGGGCGACTATGTCTCCCCCACCACGCTGCTCACCACCGTCGATGAGAACAAGGACCTCGAGGCCTATATCTACATCCCCACCGAACGCGCCGCCGACGTTCACAACGGACTCGCCGTTGAGCTGACCGACACCGCCGGCAACGTCCTCGCGAACTCCGCCATCAACTTCGTCTCGCCGCAGGTCGATAACGGCCTCCAGAGCATCCTCGCCAAGGCTCCTATCCCGGCCTCCAGCAAGCTTCGCAATCAGCAGATCGTGAACGCCCGCGTCACCTGGTCCACCACGCAGGCCGCCACCGTCCCCGTCCTCGCCGTCACCCGCGTCGGCGGACAGTCCTTCGTCTACATCGCCGCCCCTAAGGACAAGGGATTCGTCGCACACCAGGTCCTCGTCAACTTGAACGAGGCCATCGGCAACAACTATCCCGTCCTCTCCGGACTGCACCCCGGCGACAAGGTCATCCTCTCCGGCATCCAGATGCTGCAGGAAGGCGTCCCCGTCATGCCCCTGCCGCCGTCCCCTGCCGGAGCCGCACCAGCAGCCGCCCCCGCAAGCTAAATGCGCGCGGCACCGTCTTTTGTCTTTCCTGAGCCCTGGGCGCTAAGCCCTGAGCCCTGCTTTTGAGGAGTTTCCCTTGGTTGAGTTTTTCATCCGCCGCCCTATCTTCGCCACCGTCTGCGCCCTGCTGATCGTTCTAGCCGGCGCCGTCTCCGTGCCGTCGATTCCGATCTCGCTCTATCCCCAGCTCGCTCCGCCCCAGGTCGTCGTTACCTGTAACTATGTCGGCGCGAACTCCAAGGACGTCGAATCGGCCGTCACCACCATCCTCGAGCAGGCCATCAACGGCGTGGAGGGCATGCGTTACATGTCCTCCACCAGCTCCAACGACGGCACCTCGGCCATCACCGTCACCTTCAACACCGGCTACTCGCTCGACATCGCAGCCGTCGACGTCCAGAACCGCGTCGCCACCGCCCAGGGCCGCCTGCCCGCCGTCGTCAACTCGACCGGTATCTCCATCACCAAGGCCAACGCCAACTTCGTCCTCGCAGCCGGCTTCATCTCGCCCGACCACTCGCTCTCGCAGTCCTTCATCTCCAACTACCTCGACGTCTACGTCTCCGACGCCCTCAAGCGCGTCCCAGGCGTCGGTGCCGTCGTCATCTTCGGTGAGCGCAAGTACGCCATGCGCCTCTGGCTCGACCCCAACAAGCTCGCCGCACGCGGCCTCACCGCCCTCGACGTCACCAACTCCCTCGCCGAGCAGAACGTCGAAGTCGCCGCCGGACAGCTCGGACAGACGCCCTCCGACCCCAAGCAGGTCTACCAGATGGCCGTCCGCGTCACCGGCCGCTTCAACGACCCCAAACAGTTCGACAACATCATTATCAAATCCTCCGCGGCCACCGCCACGGCGGCTTCCACCACCAACGGCGCCGGCCTCGTCCTCTTCAAGGACATCGGACGCGCCGAGCTGGGCGCTGAAAACTACAACACCGACCTCAAATTCTTCGCCAACTCCTTCGGCGGCGGCGAAGCCATCGGTATCGGTATCCAGCAGCTCTCCAACGCCAACGCCCTCGACGTCGAGCGCAAGTGTATCGCCGTCCTCGCCGAGCTCCAGAAGTCCTACCCCCCTGGCATGAAGGGCATCGTCGCCGTCGACACCACCACGGTCGTCTCCGACTCCATCAAGGAAGTCGAACACACCATCGCCGAAGCCATCATCATCGTCATCGTGGTCATCTTCCTCTTCCTCCAGGACTGGCGCGCGACCATCATCCCCGCCGTCACCATCCCCGTCTCCCTCATCGGAACCTTCGCGTTCATCAAGATCTTCGACTTCTCCATCAACTCCCTCACCCTCTTCGGCATCACCCTCGCCACAGGACTCGTCGTCGACGACGCCATCGTCGTCATCGAAAACGTCCAGCGACATCTCGAAGAGGGTGT
This window harbors:
- a CDS encoding efflux RND transporter periplasmic adaptor subunit, translating into MPSKFTQNRIWATAAATSLAFALTACKTAAPPPPAAQAMPVAVASVALTGVPLSDTYVSTVKSRRTATMQPQVDGNITRIYVVSGQAVKAGQILMQIDPLKQLATVQSQQGTEQQQRATLSYNQADLARQKALFEAGVISKQAYEISVQSFQNSKGAVDSAAALTVTQKQQLAYYQIRAPFAGIVGDIPVHQGDYVSPTTLLTTVDENKDLEAYIYIPTERAADVHNGLAVELTDTAGNVLANSAINFVSPQVDNGLQSILAKAPIPASSKLRNQQIVNARVTWSTTQAATVPVLAVTRVGGQSFVYIAAPKDKGFVAHQVLVNLNEAIGNNYPVLSGLHPGDKVILSGIQMLQEGVPVMPLPPSPAGAAPAAAPAS